ATGGATCAACGCTGTGCGCTGCCGCTCCCTTGCGATGGACAAGCATTCCAAGCGCGCCGGCTTTGGGAACGAGATTCACATCTGTACGAGCGTGCACATTACCATGTTCCACATCAAGGAACCAGTGGGAATAGTTCACAACCCCGTTGCCGACAAACAGTGTTTTCTCACACAAGTCCTCGATGAGACGCTGAGGAGAGATCACACATTCGTCATCCTGCAGGCGCGGCAACCCGTCACGCCAATGATAACGGGCAGCATAAACCTCTTTTTTGCGGGCATCAATGACGGCCACAACAGGAAAGCTTGATGGACCGTTGGCAAAAGCAACAACTTCAAGAGAGGACACCGGATAAATCGGCTTTTTCAATGCCAGGGCAAGCCCCTGTATGGTTGCCAGACCAACACGCAATCCGGTAAATGAACCGGGACCGGCAACAACACATAATCCATCAAGCCGGTCAGGCTGCACTCCAGCCTCATTGAGGACAAAATCCGTGTAGCGCAACAGATAGTCGGAATGTGTTTTACCCGACACATCCAGGGTTATTTCAGCCAGAACCCGATCATCTCGGCATAATGCCACACTGCCACAGGGTGTTGAGCTATCCAGGCACAGGAGCAACGCCATCAACCACTCCCCTGCATAAACAATCGAACAATATCGTTGTAAAATGCCAAAAGCATCAGCATGAGCAACAGTCCCAAACCAATCTGCTGCATCACCTCACGCGCCCGTAACGACAAGGGACGTCGCCAGACAATCTCAACAAGATTGAAAAACAAGTGGCCACCATCCAGAACCGGAATCGGCAACAAATTAAGGATACCCAGCTGAATACTCAAAAACGACAACACAGTCAGGATCGTACTGAAATCTGTTTGTGCAGCCTGCCCGGCGATCTGCATCACCATGATTGGACCACCGATATTATCCGCAGGGACATGACCGGCAACGAGCTTACGAAGAAAAACCAGAGTCAGATCAATCAACTCCCCCGTGCGATGAACACCGATTTGCAGCGCTTCAAAAAAACCGTATTTACGCTCTTCCATCATCTGTTGCGGCGTAATACCGATGAGCCAAACGCCATTTTTCGCCTTCGGCGCGATGGCAAACTCCATCAGCTGACCGGAACGGTGGACGACAAAGCGCGCTTCCTTGCCGGCCAACTGCTGAATCACGTTATGCAACTGATACCAGGAGTCAATGGAGGTCTCATCAATACGTAAAATCCTGTCACCAACTTGCAGTCCGGCTTTCTGAGCCGGCATATCAGCACTGACGGTTCCAATCACTGCTTCGCGCATCGGCATCAGACCAAGGGACTGCAACCCTTCCAGACTGCCGTTGTCCGCCGGCACATCAAGCGTTATGGTTTGTCCCTGACGGTCGATGGTAAAATGCAACTGAGTGCCCACCAGGGGGATCAGCGCCTTATCCGTCTGCGTCCAGGTCGTCACCTCATGGTCATTAACGGAAACAATGCAGTCGCCCGTTTGAAAACCGGCGTTGGCCGCATCGGAAGTCTCGAGGACATAGCCGATACACGGAGGGTCATTGAGAAATGTCGGCACATTGACGCCGACCATATAGGCCAAAGGCAATAACAACAGAGGTAGAAGCAGGTTCATGATCGGTCCGGCCGCGACAATCGCCATGCGCCGAGAAACCGCTTTTTCCGCAAAGGAGCGTTTTTTCTCCTCCTCAGTGAGCGGTTCATCCTCCTCGCCCACCCCTTCGCCAAGCATTTGCACATAGCCGCCAAGCGGAATAAGACTGATCAAGTACTCGGTCTCTCCCCAGGTCCGGCTGACGATGCGCGGGCCAAAGCCCAATGAAAATTTAAGGACTTTCACCCCGGCCAGCTTTGCCACGCAGAAATGACCAAGTTCATGAATAAAAACCAGAACGCCAAGCATCAGGATGCCAGCTACAACGGTTATCATAAATCCTCCTGTCAGCGTCCCTGAGCGATCAGTTGCCGAGCGATACAACGTGCTCGGTCATCACAATGCAACACATCCTCAATAGAATGAATCGGCTCATTGTGATATTGGTCAAGAACCTGACGAATCACGGATGAAATATGCAGATAGTGAATCTTCTGCTGTAAGAACTCATCGACGGCCACCTCGTTGGCCGCATTAAGAACAATGGGTGCCGAACCGCCGGCACTAAGGGCTTCATAGGCCAGTTTCAGGCAAGGAAACAGTTCCAGATCCGGACGACTGAAGCTCAAATCTGCCCATTGGCACAAATCAAGGGCCGGTAACGACAAGGGTAGACGGTCCGGCCAGGCCAACGCATAGGCAATGGGGGTTTTCATATCGGGAACCCCCAACTGAGCCACAACCGCCCCATCCACATATTCAACCATCGAATGGACAATACTTTGCGGATGGATGTGCACATCAATGCGCTCAGCCGGGATATTAAATAACCAATACGCTTCAATGACCTCCAGCCCCTTATTCATCATCGTTGCCGAGTCAATGGTGATCTTCGCCCCCATGGACCAGTTAGGATGATTCAGGGCCTGTTCCAAGGTGACATGCTCAAGTTGTTCACGACTGAATTCACGAAAGGGACCACCTGATGCCGTTAAGATCAGACGTCGGATGTCGCCATGCTGGTGCCCTGAAAGGGACTGGTAGATGGCTGAATGCTCGCTGTCCACCGGCAGCAGATTGACGTTGTGACGCTGCACAGCGTCCATGACTAAGGCTCCAGCCGTAACCAGAGTTTCTTTGTTGGCCAGGGCAATATCTTTCCCCGCTTTGATAGCAGCCATGGTCGGCACCAGTCCGGCCGCCCCAACGATGGCCGAAACCACCATCTGCGCCTGCGGGTGGGTTGCACAACTGACGGCACCATCGACCCCCGCAACAATGTCGACCGGACAATCCTGCAAAAGTGCGTGTAGCCGTGGTCTGTCAGCCGGATCAGCCACCGAAACAACTTCCGGTTTAAAGCGGCGCACTTGATCGGCCAACAAATCGATCTGCCGCCCGGCACTCAAGGCGACAACACGAAACTTATCCGGGAACTCTGCAACCACATCAAGAGTGCTGACGCCTATGGAACCGGTGGAACCGAGCACGCTGATTGATTTCATTGCATTTGCTCTCTCTATCACCACAGTAGACAAAAATAGACACAGGGGAACGTGAACAACAGACTGTCGAGTCGATCAAGCATTCCGCCATGACCGGGAAACAACGCCCCTGAATCTTTGCTGTCGGCGCTGCGTTTCACCATGGATTCGAATAAGTCGCCAAGTTGACCAAAAACGCCGACAAGGGCACCAACAACAACGGCTCTGCTGAGCGACGCGTCAGGAATAAGCCATGGGATGACGACCGAGGCACACAGGACACTGCCGACAAAACCGCCGAGGGCTCCCTCAATACTTTTTTTCGGACTAATTTGTGGATACAGCCGGTGACGGCCTAATGCCGTACCGACGAAGTAGGCGCAGGAATCACACACCATGGTTGCCATCAGGACCAGTAAGACCCAGATGCGGCCATGCTCAACTCCGTGTAACGCAGCAAAATAGCTCATCAGTAAAGGAATATACAACCAGCCGACGACAATCTGGCCCAACTCGAGGATAACACGACTAAGGTTTTGATAACGTGCCAAAAAAACCAGGGAAAAAACCAGAAAGGATCCGGTAAGAACATGCTGTGCATCACTTGGCCAATAGCAGCACACGGCCAGAAAAACAACACCAAACAGCGTGGCAATCACTTGTTCGACAAAGCGGCTATCGTCCAAGACCATCCTGTAGAATTCCCACAGGGCGATAGCGCAGACAACACACAAAGCCAAAGTAAACCAGACCGTATCAAACGCAAGGGTCAACAATAAAACGACCGGCAGAGCGATCAAAGCAGTAATGAGACGTTGTTTAATGGGACCCCTCCTCTACAATCAGTTCGGATCAACCGCACCGAAACGACGGCTACGGGACTCAAAATCGTCTAACGCTTCTTTAAGCTGTTCCACTGTAAAATCAGGCCACAAACAGGAGCAAAAATAGAGTTCCGTGTAAGCCATCTGCCACAATAGAAAATTACTGATCCGCATCTCACCACTGGTCCGGATCAGCAGATCGGGGTCAGGAGTCCCCTGTGTATCCAAGTAGCTGGAAAAAACGTCTTCGGTAATTTCACCCTCAGACAGGTTTCCGTTTTTGATATCGCCGGCAAGCCGGCGAACCGCTCGCAGTACTTCGTCACGAGCACCATAAGACAACGCCAAAGTTAAGGTTAACCCGGCATTCTCTCGAGTTGTATCGATCGTTTCCTTAAGTGAAGCATAAATTTCTTTCGGCAAGCGACTCAAATCACCAATCACCCGAAAACGGATGCGATGCTTTAGCAACATCGGCAATTCACTGCTCAGGTACTGGCCCAGCAACGCCATAAGCGACTGGACTTCCTCATCAGGACGCGACCAGTTTTCCGAACTGAACGCGTACAGGGTCAGATAACGAATCCCCAGGGTTGAGCACTCTTCAACAACCGTGCGAACCGTTGATACACCCTGCTGATGCCCGGCAATACGCGGCAAACCACGTCGTTGCGCCCAACGGCCATTTCCATCCATGATAATGGCAATATGTTCAGGCAGAGCCATAGACCTTTTCCTTCGTTCTCATCTGATTGCGTCGTGGTAAAACGGTCGACAGGAGAGTCCTGTAACAAGCAGCTTAATAAGAGCATGAAAATTTAGCATGAACCAGAAGCGGGGGCAATAGAACAGGTCCGCCGATTGAGAAAAAACCAACAATAAAGGGGACCCTCTTGAGAGTCCCCTTTGATTTATCAAAAGAGCTGGTCGTATTTATACTTCCATGAGCTCTTTTTCTTTTTCAGCAACAATATCGTCGCATTTTTGAACGTACTTATCCGTCAGATCCTGCATGTCCTTCTCAGAACGTTTGAGATCATCCTCAGTAATTTCTTTTTCTTTTTCGAGCTTTTTCAACGCATCGTTGCCGTCACGACGACTACTGCGGATACTGATCTTCGCTTCTTCACTCTTTGCCTTGACCAGTTTGACCATCTCCTTACGGCGTTCTTCCGTTAACGGAGGAATTGAAATACGGATCAAATCACCATCGGACGATGGTGTCAGGCCCAGATCCGATTTAAAAATGGCCTTTTCGATCTCCGGCAACAGATTCTTTTCCCAGGGTTGAATCGTAATCAGACGGGCCTCAGGAACCGAAAGCGTGCCAACCTGATTCAATGGGGTCGGTGTTCCATAATAATCAACGCGCACTTCATCAAGCAACGAGACGGAAGCTCGTCCGGTCCTGACTTTGCTCAACTCTCGCTTGAGAGCTTCAATGGCGCCGTCCATAGACTTGCGCTCTTTTGACATGATGTCTTTAACCATCTAAGACTCTCCTTTGACGATAGTGCCAATGGCTTCACCCAGCACAACCTTTTTGATATTTCCGGGCTGGGTCAGGTTGAAAACCAGAATCGGCAGGTCATTATCCATACATAAAGAGGTCGCTGTGGCGTCCATCACCTGCAGGCCCTTCTGAAGCACATCCAGATAGGAGAGAGAATCATATTTTTTCGCTGCAGGGTTTTTCGCTGGATCAGCATCAAAAACACCATCCACCTTGGTTGCCTTGAGGATCACCTCCGCACCGATTTCCATGGCGCGCAAACTGGCTGCCGTATCCGTGGTGAAATACGGGTTACCGGTTCCCGCAGCAAATATCACCACACGCCCTTTTTCAAGATGGCGCACGGCACGGCGGCGAATATAGGGCTCGGCAATCTCGCGCATTTCAATGGCAGACTGCACCCGGGTAATCACATCGACCTTTTCCAACGCATCCTGGAGTGCCAGGCTGTTCATAACGGTGGCTAACATCCCCATATAATCAGCACTGGCACGATCCATACCGGCAGAAGATGCCGCCAGCCCACGGAAGATATTGCCGCCGCCAATAACCAGAGCAACCTGCACGCCGAGATCAATCACTTCACGGATCTCGCCGGCAATGCCACTGATGATCTCAGGATCAATCCCATAACCATTATTGCCGGCCAGGGCTTCACCGCTAAGTTTGAGCAATATTTTCTTGAATTTCGGGCCTCTATCGGACATCAATCCACCTCTCAGACGATATGTAAAATTACTTGGTCAGGGCAGCAACCTCAGCGGCGAAATCGTCAGCGCGCTTTTCAATACCTTCGCCAAGCTGATAACGCTCATAATTAACCAACGTCACATCAGCACCGATCTGCTTGGCCAATGCATCAACAACTTTGTTGACCTTCTGATCCGGGTCAATGACAAAGGCTTGCTCAAGCAGACAGATCTCACCGAAAAACTTGTTGATTTGACCGAGAATAATTTTCTCAATGATGTTATCAGGCTTGCCACTCTCTTTTGCCTTGACGCGCATGATGTCTTTTTCTTTTTCAACAACATCCTCAGGAACGTCGTCACGGCACAGATATTGAGGGCTGGCGGCAGCAACATGCATGGCAATTTGACGAGCCGTGGCTGCAACAGCGGGATCATCGGCCTTTTCTGTTTGCAGCTCAACCAGGACACCAATTTTGCCACCGGCGTGAATATACGATTCGACAACGCCGGAAGTCACTTCGCTGCGAGCGAAACGACGAATATTGAGATTCTCGCCGATCGTGGCGATCTGATGGGTCAACTCCTCACCGACATTACGGCCGGTACCGGGAAACGGCAATGCTTTCAACGCATCAAGATCCGACGGAGCAGACTCGGCAACAACCGCTGCAACAGCGGATGAAAAGTTGCAAAAGGCATCATTCTTAGCAACGAAATCAGTCTCGGCATTGACCTCTACCAGTACGCCGACAGAACCTTCACCGGCAGCGACAATTGCGCCTTCGGCAGCAACACGACCGGATTTTTTAGCGGCAGCAGACAGACCTTTTTTACGCAGGAAATCAATTGCGTCCTCAAGATTACCGTCCGTTTCAGCCAAAGCTTTTTTACAATCCATCATCCCCGCGCCTGTTTTAGAACGCAGTTCAGCCACCATTGATGCAGTAATTTTAGCCATAATTCGCCTCCTGTTCCACTATTTGTGGGAACATTCTTAACATAAAATCATCGATTGAATCGTTTATACACAATAAAGACGTGAAAAAAGCGACCAGATGCCTGGTCGCTTTCAGTCCTACTGACACATGAGGTCTAGGCTTCTTTCGCTTCGCCTTCAACCACTTCAGTTGTTTTTTCAGCCGCAGATGCGCCTTCATTTTCAGAGCAGATCGCCGCTTCACGTGCCTGTGCACCTTCAATGCTGGCATCCGCCATACTGGAAACAAACAGGCGAATCGCCCTAATAGCGTCATCATTACCGGGAATGATGTAATCAATTTCATCCGGATCACAGTTGGTGTCGACAACAGCGACAACAGGGATTCCCAGTTTTTTGGCTTCACATACGGCAATGGCTTCTTTCTTGGGATCAATGACAAACATTGCGCCCGGAAGCTTGGTCATCCCTTTGATACCACCGAGGTTTTTCTCCAGCTTGATCCGCTCACGATCAAGTTGCAGACACTCTTTTTTGGTCAGCAATTCAAACGTGCCGTCTTCAGCCATGGTTTCAATTTTTTTCAGGCGGTCGATGCTGCCTTTGATGGTAGCAAAGTTGGTCAGCATACCACCGAGCCAGCGATGATTAACATAGTACTGGCCTGCGCGATCAGCTTCTTCACGAATGGAATCTTGCGCCTGCTTCTTGGTACCGACAAACAGGATGCTGTCGCCATTTTCGACAACGCTCTTTACAAAGCTGTATGCCGTACGGAAATAACGCACCGTCCGTTGCAGATCGATGATGTAAATTCCATTACGGGCACCGAAAATGTAAGGTTTCATTTTCGGGTTCCAACGCTTGGTCTGGTGACCGAAGTGAACACCCGCTTCGAGCAGCTGTTTCATTGTAACTTTTGCCATTGTTCTTCCTCTCATTTCACGTGGTTTAACCTCCGCCTCCATGAAAGCTCGCTATCGTCATTTACCCCACTGGTAAACACCACGCTTGTAACCATGAAGACGTGCGTCGTTTAACGTACCGCGCTTAAATAACATAGCCCCTGCCCCACCGCAAGGAAAAACATCCTTTTAAAGACGCAGAAGTTTACAATTTTTCGCAACTGTAATACCATCCTGCGGTTATGTCATCACTTCGGTTGCAAACATATATTTCGCGGGAAATCGTCGCTCCGTTTCTGCTCAGTCTGGTGCTGTTTACCTTTGTCCTTCTGCTGAGCCGACTGTTGAAACTGATCGAAATGGTGGTCGACAAAGGGGTGGCGGTCAGTGAGATTTTGCATCTCTTTGCCTGTCTGCTGCCCTCATTCTTCGTTATCACCGTCCCGTTGTCATTTCTTCTGGCTGTCATGCTGGCGTTTGGCCGGCTTTCTTCGGATAGTGAGATCGTCGCCATGAAGGCGGCCGGATTCAGTCTTTATCGGCTCACCCAGCCGGTTCTTGTCATCGCTCTTGGGGTATGCGCCTTCACAGCCTATTTAACCCTGATCGCTGAGCCGGCCGGCCGCGTTAAACTGGAAAAACGGCTTATCAACATTGCCTACAGCAAGGCCGCAGTCGCCCTGCAACCTCAAATCTTCAATGAAGAGTTTGACGGACTGATGCTGTACGCCAACAGTGTGGATAATCAGACCAACACCATGACCGGGGTCTTTATCAGCGACGAACGCATGGGCAACACACCGTCAATCATTGTCGCGCGACGCGGTGAAATTCGTTCTGACCGCAGTAACGGCAGCTTGTTGATGCATTTACGAGACGGCTCAATCCATCGCCCGGTGGTACGCGAAGGCAAGCGTTCGTATCAAGTGGTTGATTTTCAAAGCTACGATGTCAACCTGAGTCTGAATACGGCCGACAAAGAAGACAAAGCTCTTCATCTCAAACCGAAAGAGATGTCTACCAAAGCTCTGATGCAGCCGGCCCCCGAGCTCCCCGAAGAAAAACAACGTGAGCGGCGCGTTGAACTGATGGAACGAATGGTCCTGCCCTTTTCACCGTTAATCTTTGCCCTGTTGGCGGTGCCATTGGGAATCCGCTCTCATCGCTCCCCTAAAGGCGGCGGTTTTTCCATTGCCCTGTTTATCTTCCTGTCTTATTACCTGTGCCTGTCCGTGGCCAAAACCATGGTACAGGAGAACAACTGGCCCCTGCTGGGCAGTTTGTGGGGACCAAGCGTGGTTTTTATCCTTGCCGGTATTCTGTTGCTGATCCGGGCTGCCCAGGAACGGCCGCTGCCGGGCAGCGGACTGGCGACGGTATTTTATGATGGCTTATCCACGATTTTTTACCGCAAAAAGGATCAGCCATGACACTGATTCAGCGCTATCTGCTCACAACGTTCACCAAAATCACCAGCCTGTCTTTGGCGGCCTTTGTCGGCATCTACCTGCTGGTCGATTTTTTTGAAAAAGTGGATGATTTTCTTGAACATGAGGCAGCTACGCATCTCTACATCAGTTATTTCGCCTGGAAAATCCCACTGATTGTCTCCCAGATGCTGCCCTTGACAATCCTGATGGGCACCTTTCTGACTCTGGGCGGATTCACGAAGACCAATGAGTTGACGGCCATGCGTGCCGGGGGCATCGGTTTACAGCGCATTGTTATCCCGTTCCTTATTGCCGCGACCCTTCTGACCGGGATTAATTTCGCATTAAATGAATTTCTGGTCCCCATAGGAACCCAACGCGCCAACTATATTTTTCGCACAGAGGTCAGAGGCAAAGCTCAAATGCTGGCCAAGCGCAACAATCTCTGGTTCCGTGAAGCCAACACCCTCTATCATATTCAGTTGGCACTGCCTGAGAAACAGCAACTCCGCGGGATTTCCCTCTACCTGGTGGACGATCAACTGAACTTGCTGAGCCGCATCGAGGCGCAGGAAGCTACGTTCAAAGATGACCAGTGGCAGGCAGAGCACGTTATTGTGCGTCACTTTGCCCCCCAAGAGCGCCACCTGACCGCTCAGAACAACCAGGAGTTGCTGCTTCTACCGTTAAAGAAAACACCGGAGGACTTTGGGACGATCTCTGGAAAAAATGAAGAGCTGAATTTTGCCCAGCTGTCGAGAATCAGCGCCCAGATGCAACGCGAAGGCCTCGATGCAACACGCTACCGTGTCGACATGTACTCACGACTGTCCACCCCGTTTGCCTGCATCATCATGGCCTTTCTGGCGATCCCCTTTGCCTTGCAGAAGAGTCGCAATGTCAACCTTTCGCTGGGGATCTCCATCAGTGTGTTGATCGGCATTTCTTTTTTTATCGTCCAGTCGACCCTTATTGCCCTGGGCTATTCAACCGTCTTGCCACCACTGATCGCAGCCTGGGCCGCCAACATCATCTTTGCCCTGGTCGGCATGTTCCTGCTTTTATCCACCCGCGATTAGCCTAAAACACAACAGGCGTACAGCTCATGCTGTACGCCTGTTGTGTTCAATAAAACAAACGCTCCCGTCATCGATCGCTTGACTTTTCGACGTGCGTCGTTGAAAAACCTCCAGAGGGAACTTTTTTCAACATCTCGTTAATAGCGGTAATGCTCCGGTTTGTAGGGACCTTCAATCTTGATATCCAAGTAGTCGGCCTGCTTCTGAGTCAACGTGGTCAGCTTGGCTCCGAGCTTACCGAGATGCAGACGCGCCACTTTTTCATCCAGAACTTTCGGCAGCACGTACACCTGCTTTTCATACTGATCATTGTTCAGCCACAGTTCGATTTGCGCCAACACCTGATTGGCGAAGCTGTTGCTCATGACAAAACTGGGGTGCCCTGTTGCGCAGCCGAGATTCACCAGACGCCCACGCGCCAGCAAGGTAATCCGCTTGCCGTCAGGCCATTCAATCTGATCAACCTGCGGCTTGATTTCATGAACCGTCAGGCTGTTATCACTGAACAGCGACTCGACTTGAATTTCGGAATCAAAATGACCGATATTGCAGACAATCGCCTGATCTTTCATCTGGTCCATGTGACTGCGATTGATAACATCGACATTACCGGTTGTCGTGACGAAAATGTCGCCCCAGCGACAGGCTTCATCCATATCAACCACATTGAAGCCTTCCATACATGCCTGCAGGGCACAGATCGGGTCAATTTCCGTGACCGACACCATGGCCCCCATGCCCCGAAAAGCCTGAGCACAGCCTTTACCGACATCGCCATAACCGAGAACGACACACTGTTTACCGGCGACCATGACGTCAGTTGCCCGTTTGATGCCGTCGATCAGCGACTCACGGCAGCCATAAAGGTTATCAAACTTACTTTTGGTCACGGAGTCGTTGACGTTGAACGCCGGAAACATCAAGGCGTTGTCGCGGGCCATCTGGTATAGGCGGTGAACACCGGTGGTGGTTTCTTCGCTCACTCCAATCAGATGGGCAGAAATTTTATGCCAGAACTGCGGATCTTCTTGCAGAGTTTTATTGAGCAGCGTATCGAGAATCTGCACTTCTTCATGGTCCCGACAAATGTCCGGAAGTCGGCCGCTGGCTTCGTATTCCTTTTCCCGGGCAACGCCACGGTGCACGAGCAATGTCGCATCACCGCCATCATCGAGAATCATGGTCGGGCCCTCTGGGAACGACAGGGTCTTCTTGGTAAACTCCCAGTATTCTTCAAGCGACTCGCCCTTGTAAGCGAAGACCGGAACACCGGTTTCAGCAATGGCTGCGGCAGCGTGATCCTGGGTGGAAAAAATATTGCAACTGGCCCAGCGCACATCAGCCCCAAGTGCCACCAGCGTCTCGATAAGCACGGCAGTCTGAATCGTCATATGCAATGAACCGGAGATACGCGCCCCTTTGAGAGGTTTCTGCGCCTGATACTCTTCACGCACCGCCATCAAACCGGGCATCTCCGTTTCGGCGATGGTAATTTCTTTACGACCCCAGGCGGCCAGAGCCATATCTTTAACAATCGATTCTTCAGACATCGAACTCATCAATCTCTCCTTTAACAGCTGATAAACGATGACGGAACACGCTATCCGCACACCATGGCAGAGATAACAGCACCATCAGATAAAACATAACAGCGAGAAAAATCGCTGCCACACTATGCCAGAAACGGCAATCGATCTTTGTGAGAATTGTCACGTTCCAGCGTTCGATAATCTTTCGTCCTAAACGCGGTGAGCCGACCAGCCACCACGAGAGGCGAAAAGGGATGACCCAAAGATAGCGCACAACGGCGGATCCGCAACCATACCAGAAACGCCACCACCCGGACAGGGGCAATTGCCACAGTCGACGCATCAAAGCGATCAGCGAACGAACAATGCCGTGATCAGAGCGATAACTGCCCATGGCACACGGCAGTAAAGAGCGTTCACCACTGGCAAGAATCAACAGAAGAACAGCATTGAGACACTGACGACACCAGAGCCCCTCCTCCTCATAGCGCCGACTGGAGGTGGTCAAGGTGCCGGGCAAATGGATCATGCGCCCTGCACATGAGATGCGCTCGACCAGTTCGACATCCTCAAGAACAGGCAGGGACTCATCATAGCCCTGCAAGTCATGCCAGACGGTTCGGTGGAGCATTAACCCCTGATCTCCAAAGATGGTTCCCGGCAGATTCAATGCGGCTTTTTCGGCAAGATAGCGATAAAAACGGGGCCGAAGCGCCTCACCGTTGAATTTTAACAAAAAATGACCGGCAACAGGATCGCCACCCAACCATTCATTTTCCAAAGCTCGGACCGCCTGTAAAAACAACTCCGGTTGAGCCCAAACACTGTCGGCATGCAAAAACAACAACCAGCGACCATGAGCCAGCCGGCCGCCACGATTCAGCTGACAGCTTCGGCCACGCTCCCCCTGTACTAAAACGACCTGATGGAGCGAGCAGGATTGATAATGGTCAATGAGGTCTGTGGAGCGATCTTTGGAACCACCATCACTGAAAATAATCTCCAGAGACAGGCTGACTTGAGACTCCAAGGCGGCAAACAGACCGGGCAAAGCGTCCTGTTCGTTGAACACGGGGATGATAACGGAAAGATCGAAGAAGGGATCGCAGTGAGTCATCGCATCAAAATCAGATCGAAGTTTCCTGCGCAACATGGGAACAAACCGGCCAGGCTCACCAAGGAGCCTGGCCGAAAATCACCTAAAGACCGGCACGACTGCGCAGCGACTCAACCCGGTCCGTTTTCTCCCAGGTGAAGTCAGGCAGTTCACGACCAAAATGGCCATAAGCCGCTGTAGGACGATAAATGGGGCGCAGCAGCTCCAGCGTTTCAATAATGCCGGCCGGACGCAGGTCAAATTCATCCTGAACGATGCGGGCAATTTTGTCCGAAGCAATCACTCCGGTTCCAAACGCATTGATCATGACACTGACCGGCTCGGCAACGCCGATGGCGTAGGCGATCTGGACTTCGCATTTTTCAGCCAGCCCGGCGGCGACAACATTCTTCGCCACATAGCGCGCCATATAGGAAGCACTGCGATCCACTTTGGATGGATCCTTTCCGGAAAAGGCACCACCGCCGTGAGATCCCTGACCACCATAAGTATCGACAATAATTTTACGACCGGTCAGACCGCAGTCACCCATGGGGCCGCCGACGACAAAGCGCCCCGTCGGATTGATGTAGTACTTGGTCTTGGCATCAAGAAGATCAACAGGAAGGACCTTTTTGACAACTTCCTCCATGACGGCTTCTTCGATCTGTGCCAATGTCACCTCGGGATTGTGCTGAGTCGAAACAACCACAGCATCAATGCGAGACGGCTTGTCATCAATATATTCAATCGACACCTGCGATTTGCTGTCGGGGCGAAGGAAATTAACAACACCCT
This region of uncultured Desulfuromonas sp. genomic DNA includes:
- the pyrH gene encoding UMP kinase, which codes for MSDRGPKFKKILLKLSGEALAGNNGYGIDPEIISGIAGEIREVIDLGVQVALVIGGGNIFRGLAASSAGMDRASADYMGMLATVMNSLALQDALEKVDVITRVQSAIEMREIAEPYIRRRAVRHLEKGRVVIFAAGTGNPYFTTDTAASLRAMEIGAEVILKATKVDGVFDADPAKNPAAKKYDSLSYLDVLQKGLQVMDATATSLCMDNDLPILVFNLTQPGNIKKVVLGEAIGTIVKGES
- the lptF gene encoding LPS export ABC transporter permease LptF, which translates into the protein MQTYISREIVAPFLLSLVLFTFVLLLSRLLKLIEMVVDKGVAVSEILHLFACLLPSFFVITVPLSFLLAVMLAFGRLSSDSEIVAMKAAGFSLYRLTQPVLVIALGVCAFTAYLTLIAEPAGRVKLEKRLINIAYSKAAVALQPQIFNEEFDGLMLYANSVDNQTNTMTGVFISDERMGNTPSIIVARRGEIRSDRSNGSLLMHLRDGSIHRPVVREGKRSYQVVDFQSYDVNLSLNTADKEDKALHLKPKEMSTKALMQPAPELPEEKQRERRVELMERMVLPFSPLIFALLAVPLGIRSHRSPKGGGFSIALFIFLSYYLCLSVAKTMVQENNWPLLGSLWGPSVVFILAGILLLIRAAQERPLPGSGLATVFYDGLSTIFYRKKDQP
- the lptG gene encoding LPS export ABC transporter permease LptG — translated: MTLIQRYLLTTFTKITSLSLAAFVGIYLLVDFFEKVDDFLEHEAATHLYISYFAWKIPLIVSQMLPLTILMGTFLTLGGFTKTNELTAMRAGGIGLQRIVIPFLIAATLLTGINFALNEFLVPIGTQRANYIFRTEVRGKAQMLAKRNNLWFREANTLYHIQLALPEKQQLRGISLYLVDDQLNLLSRIEAQEATFKDDQWQAEHVIVRHFAPQERHLTAQNNQELLLLPLKKTPEDFGTISGKNEELNFAQLSRISAQMQREGLDATRYRVDMYSRLSTPFACIIMAFLAIPFALQKSRNVNLSLGISISVLIGISFFIVQSTLIALGYSTVLPPLIAAWAANIIFALVGMFLLLSTRD
- the rpsB gene encoding 30S ribosomal protein S2: MAKVTMKQLLEAGVHFGHQTKRWNPKMKPYIFGARNGIYIIDLQRTVRYFRTAYSFVKSVVENGDSILFVGTKKQAQDSIREEADRAGQYYVNHRWLGGMLTNFATIKGSIDRLKKIETMAEDGTFELLTKKECLQLDRERIKLEKNLGGIKGMTKLPGAMFVIDPKKEAIAVCEAKKLGIPVVAVVDTNCDPDEIDYIIPGNDDAIRAIRLFVSSMADASIEGAQAREAAICSENEGASAAEKTTEVVEGEAKEA
- the tsf gene encoding translation elongation factor Ts; this encodes MAKITASMVAELRSKTGAGMMDCKKALAETDGNLEDAIDFLRKKGLSAAAKKSGRVAAEGAIVAAGEGSVGVLVEVNAETDFVAKNDAFCNFSSAVAAVVAESAPSDLDALKALPFPGTGRNVGEELTHQIATIGENLNIRRFARSEVTSGVVESYIHAGGKIGVLVELQTEKADDPAVAATARQIAMHVAAASPQYLCRDDVPEDVVEKEKDIMRVKAKESGKPDNIIEKIILGQINKFFGEICLLEQAFVIDPDQKVNKVVDALAKQIGADVTLVNYERYQLGEGIEKRADDFAAEVAALTK